A single Micromonospora sp. CCTCC AA 2012012 DNA region contains:
- a CDS encoding class I SAM-dependent methyltransferase, whose amino-acid sequence MQRPLGVVTRGTTNPNRLRRVDNWIVETCGDALRSAADPLVVDLGYGATPVTAVELRARLAAGVRADVRVVGLEIDPVRVAAAEPAADPPWLTFYRGGFELAGRRPALVRAFNVLRQYDESEVTDAWRTVTDRLAPGGLLVEGTCDELGRLGSWVLLDAAGPRTLTLAARLGTLESPAQLAERLPKALIHRNVPGERVHDLIRALDDAWQAAAGYAPFGPRHRWVETVRAVRAQGWPVLDRPRRWRRGELTLPWPAVAPAPPD is encoded by the coding sequence GTGCAGCGGCCGCTCGGGGTGGTCACCCGGGGGACGACGAACCCCAACCGGTTGCGCCGGGTGGACAACTGGATCGTCGAGACCTGCGGGGACGCGCTGCGGTCGGCGGCCGACCCGCTGGTGGTCGACCTGGGCTACGGCGCCACCCCGGTCACCGCCGTCGAGCTGCGGGCCCGGCTGGCGGCCGGGGTCCGCGCCGACGTCCGGGTGGTCGGGCTAGAGATCGATCCGGTACGCGTCGCCGCCGCCGAGCCCGCCGCCGACCCGCCGTGGCTGACCTTCTACCGGGGCGGGTTCGAGCTGGCCGGGCGACGTCCCGCCCTGGTCCGCGCGTTCAACGTGCTGCGCCAGTACGACGAGTCCGAGGTCACCGACGCCTGGCGTACGGTCACCGACCGGCTCGCGCCGGGCGGGCTGCTGGTCGAGGGGACCTGCGACGAGCTGGGCCGGCTGGGCAGTTGGGTGCTGCTCGACGCGGCGGGCCCGCGCACGTTGACCCTGGCCGCCCGGCTGGGGACGCTAGAGAGCCCGGCCCAGCTCGCCGAACGCCTGCCCAAGGCGCTGATCCACCGCAACGTGCCCGGTGAGCGCGTGCACGACCTGATCCGCGCCCTCGACGACGCCTGGCAGGCCGCCGCCGGCTACGCCCCGTTCGGCCCGCGCCACCGCTGGGTGGAGACGGTCCGCGCCGTACGCGCCCAGGGCTGGCCCGTCCTCGACCGCCCCCGCCGCTGGCGTCGGGGCGAACTGACCCTCCCCTGGCCCGCGGTGGCCCCCGCCCCGCCCGATTGA